Proteins encoded within one genomic window of Bradyrhizobium sp. AZCC 1719:
- a CDS encoding lytic transglycosylase domain-containing protein has product MIAVFVVAVDFESSNIRSVSGLSFVVAEAQSEPATTSNSHTGTVTASVEHSQEPGATNVVTAPYESATTADAAAHAVASIKEEAAPANPICEAVRTAAEEHDIPIGFLVRLLWQESRFKAAEVSSAGAQGIAQFMPRTAVEMGLKDPFDPLQAIPASARFLRKLHDQFGNLGLAAAAYNAGGGRIAKWLSRRGALPKETRAYVKIITGNKAEAWTDANNTVHMPTDLPDKAPCEGVGGLSKEDQIAEIPVDLAPSISGMVLKADVAEESHAALKKRRVVASRTARAVRTAFRNAKTRVTRLAAKAATRKPGKQSATRVASAAGSGNRTKSSKASREL; this is encoded by the coding sequence GTGATTGCTGTGTTCGTAGTCGCGGTGGATTTTGAAAGTTCCAACATCAGGTCAGTATCGGGACTATCTTTCGTTGTTGCCGAAGCGCAATCGGAACCTGCCACGACGTCGAATTCTCACACAGGAACTGTGACCGCGTCGGTTGAGCATTCACAAGAACCGGGCGCAACAAACGTCGTCACGGCGCCGTACGAGTCGGCAACGACAGCAGATGCCGCGGCTCATGCGGTCGCCTCGATAAAGGAGGAGGCCGCGCCAGCGAACCCGATCTGCGAGGCGGTCAGGACTGCCGCCGAGGAACACGATATTCCGATCGGGTTTCTCGTGCGCCTGCTCTGGCAGGAAAGCAGGTTTAAAGCGGCGGAGGTCAGTTCGGCAGGCGCGCAGGGCATTGCGCAATTCATGCCGCGAACGGCGGTCGAAATGGGCTTGAAAGACCCGTTCGATCCGCTGCAGGCGATTCCTGCGTCGGCAAGATTTCTTCGCAAGCTTCATGATCAGTTCGGAAATCTCGGGCTTGCGGCGGCAGCGTACAACGCGGGCGGCGGCAGGATCGCGAAGTGGCTATCGCGGCGCGGCGCCTTGCCGAAGGAAACGCGCGCTTACGTCAAGATCATTACCGGCAACAAGGCGGAGGCCTGGACGGACGCAAACAATACTGTCCACATGCCGACGGACCTTCCGGATAAGGCGCCATGTGAAGGAGTCGGTGGCCTGTCGAAGGAAGACCAGATCGCCGAAATTCCGGTCGATCTGGCGCCTTCCATCAGCGGAATGGTGCTAAAGGCTGATGTTGCCGAAGAGAGCCACGCGGCTCTTAAAAAGCGGCGAGTTGTTGCAAGCCGAACCGCAAGGGCCGTACGTACGGCGTTCCGGAATGCAAAAACCCGGGTAACCCGGCTGGCAGCAAAGGCTGCGACACGGAAGCCCGGCAAGCAATCCGCTACCCGCGTTGCGTCGGCCGCCGGCAGCGGCAACCGGACAAAGTCATCGAAGGCATCGCGGGAATTGTAG
- a CDS encoding substrate-binding domain-containing protein yields MLTRRLLVAATAALAFASHAIAQDKSIVVASTTSTQDSGLFAHILPMFKARTGIDVKVVAQGTGQALDTGRRGDADVVFVHAKPAEEKFVSEGFGVRRHPVMYNDFILIGPKSDPAGIKGSKDIVAAVSAIKAKAADFISRGDKSGTHQAELNLWKVAGIDIAKDRGPWYKEIGQGMGAALNTASASNAYVLADRGTWLSFKNRGDLGIAVEGDKRLFNQYGVMLVNPEKHPSVKKDLGQRFIDWLVSPEGQKAIAGYKISGEQLFYPNASDSGA; encoded by the coding sequence ATGCTCACCCGCCGCTTGCTGGTTGCGGCGACCGCCGCCCTCGCATTCGCAAGCCACGCCATCGCGCAGGATAAATCGATCGTAGTGGCCTCGACCACCTCGACGCAGGATTCCGGCCTGTTCGCTCACATCCTGCCGATGTTCAAGGCCAGGACCGGCATCGACGTGAAGGTGGTGGCGCAGGGCACGGGACAAGCGCTCGATACCGGCCGCCGCGGCGATGCCGACGTCGTGTTCGTCCACGCCAAACCTGCGGAAGAGAAATTCGTGTCCGAAGGTTTTGGCGTCAGGCGCCATCCCGTGATGTACAACGATTTCATCCTGATCGGGCCGAAGAGCGATCCCGCCGGCATCAAGGGTTCGAAGGACATCGTTGCTGCGGTCTCCGCGATCAAGGCCAAGGCTGCCGATTTCATCTCGCGCGGCGACAAGTCCGGCACGCATCAGGCCGAGCTCAATCTCTGGAAGGTCGCCGGCATCGACATCGCCAAGGACAGGGGCCCCTGGTACAAGGAGATCGGGCAGGGCATGGGCGCTGCGCTCAACACCGCCTCGGCCTCGAACGCCTATGTGCTCGCCGATCGCGGCACCTGGTTGTCGTTCAAGAATCGTGGCGACCTCGGAATTGCCGTCGAAGGCGACAAGCGCCTGTTCAACCAGTACGGCGTCATGCTGGTGAATCCGGAAAAGCATCCGAGCGTCAAGAAGGATCTCGGCCAGCGATTCATCGACTGGCTGGTATCACCAGAGGGACAGAAGGCGATCGCTGGCTACAAGATCAGCGGCGAGCAGTTATTCTATCCCAACGCCAGCGATTCCGGCGCGTGA
- a CDS encoding ABC transporter ATP-binding protein gives MRAPSSELPIQFHGVTVTAGGVTILDDIALTLAPGPPTVLIGPNGSGKSTMLRLAMGLLAPSRGRITWGGLEHVPPLKRAIVFQRPAMLRRSASANLRFALRAAGIARAEHARRIAELLELVGLHALADRAARRLSGGEQQRLALARALARDPAVLFLDEPTASLDPIATKAVEDIIRTVSERNIKVVMATHDLGEARRLAGEVVMLHRGRIVETGAAAAFFDAPQTAEARAFLAGELLI, from the coding sequence ATGCGCGCGCCTTCGAGCGAACTGCCGATCCAATTCCATGGCGTGACGGTTACGGCTGGCGGGGTCACGATCCTCGACGACATCGCGCTCACGCTGGCGCCGGGCCCGCCCACGGTATTGATCGGCCCCAACGGCTCGGGCAAATCGACGATGCTGCGTCTCGCGATGGGGCTGCTCGCGCCGTCGCGCGGGCGCATCACCTGGGGCGGGCTCGAACATGTCCCGCCGCTCAAGCGCGCGATCGTGTTTCAGCGCCCGGCGATGCTCCGGCGCAGCGCTAGCGCCAATCTCCGTTTTGCGCTCCGCGCCGCCGGCATCGCGCGCGCGGAGCATGCGCGACGCATAGCCGAGTTGCTCGAACTGGTCGGCTTGCACGCGCTCGCCGACCGCGCGGCGCGAAGGCTCTCCGGCGGCGAGCAGCAGCGGCTGGCGCTGGCGCGCGCGCTCGCGCGCGATCCGGCGGTGCTGTTTTTGGACGAGCCGACCGCGAGCCTCGATCCCATCGCCACCAAGGCGGTGGAAGACATCATTCGCACTGTGAGCGAGCGCAACATCAAGGTCGTGATGGCGACCCATGATCTCGGCGAAGCGCGCAGGCTCGCCGGCGAAGTCGTCATGCTTCACCGCGGCCGTATTGTCGAAACCGGTGCAGCCGCAGCGTTCTTCGACGCGCCGCAAACCGCGGAGGCGAGGGCGTTCCTTGCCGGCGAACTATTGATTTAG
- a CDS encoding ABC transporter permease — translation MPDDPSALQLVLSGDPALFAIVRLSLYVSLSAVALAALIGIPLGAWIALTRFPGRQGVIVLLNALMGLPPVVVGLAVYLALSRSGPLGGFGLLFTPSAMIVAQTVLVTPIIAALTRQTIEDLWLEYRDELTAMNLGALGRVMALIWDARFSLVTALLAGFGRAAAEVGAIIIVGGNIEGFTRTMTTAIALETSKGDLPLAVGLGLVLISIVITVNALAWSVRRAGERLAG, via the coding sequence ATGCCAGACGACCCGTCCGCCCTTCAACTTGTCCTCAGCGGCGATCCCGCGCTGTTCGCGATCGTGCGGCTGTCGCTCTATGTGAGCCTGTCTGCGGTGGCGCTGGCCGCGCTGATCGGCATTCCCTTGGGCGCCTGGATCGCGCTGACGAGATTTCCCGGCCGCCAGGGCGTCATCGTCCTGCTCAACGCCTTGATGGGCCTGCCGCCGGTCGTTGTCGGCCTCGCGGTGTATCTCGCGCTGTCGCGCTCCGGGCCGCTCGGCGGGTTCGGCCTGTTGTTCACCCCGAGCGCCATGATCGTCGCGCAGACCGTGCTGGTCACGCCGATCATCGCTGCGTTGACGCGCCAGACCATCGAGGATCTCTGGCTCGAATACCGCGACGAACTCACCGCGATGAACCTCGGGGCCCTCGGCCGCGTCATGGCGCTGATCTGGGACGCGCGCTTCAGCCTGGTCACCGCGCTGCTCGCCGGCTTCGGCCGCGCAGCCGCGGAGGTCGGCGCCATCATCATCGTCGGCGGCAACATCGAAGGCTTCACCCGCACCATGACGACGGCGATTGCGCTGGAGACTTCCAAAGGCGACCTGCCGCTCGCGGTCGGCCTCGGCCTCGTGCTGATTTCGATCGTGATCACCGTCAACGCGCTGGCCTGGAGCGTGCGCCGCGCCGGCGAGCGATTGGCGGGATGA